In Bombus vancouverensis nearcticus chromosome 12, iyBomVanc1_principal, whole genome shotgun sequence, the genomic stretch ttaccaatCCAATACTTTTAATTCATTCCACCACACATTCAAACACGCGATAATATTTCTTAGTACGTACAGTAAAatgatttttgaaaaattatatatttgcaGGTGAATCTGTACCGAGGTTTCCTAGCGATATGTAACAGCGAGGATCAGCACCTAAACGCAGTGGAACGATACGTAGAACTAGCATCCGGTTTATGCATGCGTGAATGGCGTCGATTACCTCACATCGTGAGCCACGTCCATCTACCATTGCTGCAAGCAGCTCAACAGATTATGGAGCTTCAAGAAGCGATGCAGATCCACCAAGGACTATTACACGGAAGAAGCACGTCGTTGCACGATATGAAGGCTATCGTGAAAACATGGCGGAATCGATTACCCGTAATAGCCGATGACTTGAGTCATTGGTCGGACATTTTCACCTGGCGTCAACATCATTATACGTTCATCTCGAGTCACTACGATTCGCAACAAGACCAAACGACCAATCACTCGATGCTTGGTGTCCACGCTTCCGTCCAGGCAATCATTCACTTTGGCAAGATAGCCAGGAAGCATAATCTATGTGGTGTGTGTTTGGATTCTTTGTCGAAGATCTATACGATACCCAGCGTGCCTATCGTCGATTGCTTCCAGAAGATCAGACAGCAGGTGAAATGTTATCTACAGATGGCTTCGGTTAGTGGTAAAAACGAGTTGCAAGAAGGTCTAGAAGTCATTGAATCAACAAATCTGCGTTACTTCACTAAAGAGATGACTGCAGAATTCTATGCTTTGAAAGGCATGCTGTTGTCACAGATAGGTAGATCAGACGATGCGAACAAAGCCTTCTCAGCTGCAGTTCAATTGCACGATACATTAGTGAAAGCTTGGGCTTTATGGGGTGATTACTTGGAGCACATCTTCACGCGTGATGCACGCCAGATTTCTATTGGAATCTCGGCGATCACTTGCTTCCTTCACGCTTGTAGACACCAGAATGAATCCAAGTCCAGGAAATATTTGGCAAAGGTTCTATGGCTGCTCACTTACGACGACGATAAATCTTCTCTGATGGAAGCCGTAGAGAAATATGCTGTAGGTGTTCCTCCGATTCAGTGGTTACCTTGGATACCTCAGTTGCTGATGTGTTTGGTTAGACACGAAGGAAACGTGATTCTAAATTTACTGAGCCAAGTTGGGAGAATGTTCCCGCAAGCTGTGTATTTCTCCATTAGAACTTTGTACCTTACATTGAAGATTGAACAACGTGAGAGGTATAAGAGTGCGGAATTGGCTGCTGGAAAAAGCCAGGAAGGAGTGGAAGGTCGTGGAGCTGCGGGAAATGTGCAGCAACAAGGAGTACCTGAAACGGGACCAATTCGAGCCACGCCGCCCATGTGGAGGTGCTCGAAGATAATGCATATGCAGAGAGATATTCATCCTACTATTTTGTCTAGCTTAGAAGGCATCGTGGACCAAGTTAGTTATATAAATTATACCCTTTCTAAACTAGCTAGTCATAGCGTTAAAACAAATGAGAAATATGAATCAAGTGATTAATACCAAATTTTGATGATTCAGATGGTCTGGTTCCGAGAAACTTGGTACGAAGAAGTCCTGAGGCAGCTAAGACAAGGTCTGGCCAAGTGTTACGCGATAGCATTCGAAAATCGTGGGGCTGTGAGCGAAGCAACCATAACTCCGCACACCTTGAACTTTGTGAAGAAACTGGTCTCTACCTTTGGCATAGGAATTGGTGAGTTCCGACACTGAGTCTTTATAGCTATCTAAACTCTAGAATCTGTTAAAGAAGGATTTTTCAAATCCCAGAAAATATATCCTCCTCTCAAAATGTGAACAACACATTCGGCTCGGCGGCTTCAGAGTCTCTGGCACGCAGAGCTCAGGCTACCGTCCAAGATCCCGTTTTCCAGAAGATGAAGGGTCAATTCAAAAGCGACTTCGACTTCACCGTACCTGGAGCGAGATTACTGCATAACCTGATCAGCAAGCTGAAGAAGTGGATCAAGATTCTCGAAGGAAAGACGAAGCAATTACCAAAGTAAGTATCATTTTGTAGAAATCTGTATTGGGTTGTGCGATAAGTTCTTTTAATGTCATATTTTGTGgaatattatagaaaaatgaaaaatcattCTTGTAAAAAATAGCAAATAAATTTATTGCACAACCTAATAAATTTCACTTCTACTCCAAAATCTAAATCTATCAACTTGATATCAAACAGGTCCTTCTTAATCGAAGAGAAATGTCGATTTCTAAGTAACTTCAGCTTGAAAACTGCCGAAGTAGAACTACCAGGCGAATTTCTCTTACCTAAACACTCTCATTATTACGTAAGGATAGCAAGATTCATGCCAAGGGTCGAAGTTGTTCAACGACATAATACAGCGGCTAGAAGATTACGAATTCGCGGACATAATGGACGTTTGTATCCTTATTTAGTTGTCAATGATGCTGGATTGGGCGATGCAAGACGCGAAGAACGTGTCCTTCAATTATTGCGAATGTTAAATCACTACCTGGCTAAACAAAAAGAAACCTCAAGGAGGTTCTTGCACTTCACCGTTCCTCGCGTGGTCGCGGTTTCACCGCAAATGCGACTGGTCGAAGATAATCCTGCTTCCGTTTCTTTGTTAGACATTTATAAACAAGGCTGTGCAAAATTAGGTATAGAACATGACGCGCCTATAGCTAGGTATTACGATAGATTGGCCACGGTACAAGCTAGAGGTGCACAAGCAAGTCATCAGGTGCTAAGGGACATACTGAAAGAAGTGCAGACGACGATGGTTGCTAAGACAATGCTCAGAGACTGGGCGGTGAAAACGTTTCCTGGCGCAACCGACTACTGGACCTTCagaaaaatagtaatattacgCGTTCCAatcaattgaaatttaattttgctATACTAAGCGAGCACTATTGGATTGTTCCATGTACTAATTgattcatttcttttttcatttttacagtTTACTCTACAACTATCTTTGACTTGTTTCGCCGAATACGTGCTCCATCTGACAAGATTGAACCCGGATATGATGTACGTGCATCAAGATTCTGGTCTCATCAATATTGCTTATTTTAAGTTTGACGTTGATGATACATCTGGCGAGCTAGATGCTAATAGGCCAGTTCCCTTCCGATTGACACCAAATATTCTAGAATTCCTCACCAGTACAGGTCCGTGtaatttatattactttattgtACTTAtgaagattataaaatatttgaagaatCATTTTTAATTAGGTGTCTCCGGACCACTGACTGCCAGTGCAATTGCCACAGCTCGTTGCTTAGTCCAACCGTCTTTCAAAGTGCATACGATTCTTCGTGCAATTTTACGAGATGAAGTAATCGCGGATCATAATAAGAAACAAGAGGATGCTGAAAATTCATCGCAAGCTCCAACAGATATGAAAGGTGAGCTTCTGATAACGATGGTCACTCGAGCAGTGAACGCGATCGTTGGAAGGCTGAACTCTTTGGCTAACTTCGATGGAACCGATAGTAAAGTCAGCACGTTGGTCGCTGCAGCCAATAGTCATGATAATTTATGCAGAATGGATCCGTCTTGGCACCCATGGTTGTAATCGAGTTTTCTTAGGATCTACTTGTGCTTCCAATGCGAACAAATATAGAGAAATTGATGGATGTGGGTGATTCTCATAATTTGTGCAGAACTTGTATTATTGTTTGTACTAATTCAGTTTTCTATTGCGAGAAGCAGCTACAGTCATTGATATTCTCTATACTTTGGACATCTACTACATGTGTatcattttcttcgtttttttctcttttttttaaatttcaatcgaTTAGTTTCCATATAATTGTGGTCTCAAGACATACTGTACTAAGTTGTGTAAATATTACGCTGGAATGTAAGGAATTATTTGTAAAGTATATGTTCGTGATTCGCTCGGAATCATCCGATTATTACAGTTTTGCAgttattttaatcaatttatctTCTTATATGACACATGTTTATATCGTGTAAAAATTCTCAATTTGGGAATGTTCCATCTGTATCATTTACTGTACATACTACTTTTAAGTGTAATTTATAGTGACTTATCAAAAAGTGTTTATAAATCTAAAgaatgagaaagaaaaagagagaaataaattATCTAAAATAATTACCTTTTCTCAATTCTGTGATAAATTCTTTACAGCCCAGTATCTATCaattaaaaagaggaaaagtaTTTAAACCAAGTTCCTATTAAATTCatgtatttgaaaataattatacaattgATATCTCACTATCTTAAGATTATTTTGAAGGTTTCAGATTGATATTTCTCAGCATACATAAATCACGAGCAGTTGCTTTTCTCCCAACTGCTGTTTGAATATCATAAAACCTTAGCAGAATATCAGTCGTAAACAATTCGGGCAATGCCTTCAGAAGGCAAGGTACCTTAAACAAaccaacaaaaataaaaatctcatcTTTCATCCActgctataaaataaaaaaataaacatatatgtatgaaAACTCACCAATGTTTGTGGCATTCCCTGTAACACGATACGTGTTCTATCTTTTCCACATTGTACCATCAGACGTAAAAATTGAAGTATAAAATGAGTCTGCTGAGATACTTCACCATCTCTGCCAGCTAGAAACGTGAATATCGTGAACAAAGCATTTAACGCTGAGAGAAGAGGGTCCCTCAACACAACCGATTTTTGACCATTAGTAGAACCCTGAGCTTGCGGACTTTGCGAACCGAATATAGGTTTAGAATCTCCTGTCTCATTTAATCTTAAAATTTTGTTTGCTGGCACGCCAAGAGCGTCCAGTTCATCTGCGTCTAGGTCTCGACGGACTCGTTTTTTACTGTTCCCACGAGAAGGATTCGAATTGTTGTATTCTAACGTAGAAAATATACAGTACACGCATAATTTCGCTAACACTGAGGATTGTGGTTCTACAAGTTCTTCGCTCCTGAAAGAGATTTGTTTTAAATCAATAGAGTTATCGAGCTATAAATGAACTTATCAAAAATTGTTGTGAAAATTTAAGGTAAGTAAACTTACTGTAAAGAGTTATATAAATATTGTGGAATGATATGGTTAATGAGATCTAAGGTACAGTTCTCGATGTCGAGATGAAAAATGGCGAACGCTAAATCTACTGCTTGGTCCAACTCCTCTTGATAACGATATTTCAATACTTCTTTCACGATATTCGTCACGAACCATAAGGAGCCACCAGTATTTAACAAAGATTCCAAAGATTGTGTCGCCTGGATATTTATCCATCCTCGCTGATTTATATTCCCCCACACAGTTTCTAATTGCTCCAATATAGGTTGCCTTGATATAATACTAACAAAAACACACATGTAAATATGTaacataaaatagaaaatataaaaataaaaccaACAGCAATTAAAGAAGCTTTAAAATGATACCTATGAGACATTGAAAGCACCTTCGTTTTCGATTGTGTAGGGGGATGAACATCATATTGCATTTTACGAATGATTTGTGACATTAAACTCGATCTAAAATACAAACTTTAATTTTAACAATCTGAAGTATCCGTAAAAATTTCTCATATCTGTACTAACCGCTCCTTAAGATTTTCCTGCATTTCATCTCCAGGAAGCGGAGTTAAGAAATGCTGTACCATGTTCAGAGGTTTCAAGAGTGCATCTTGGTGAGTAATACTCATATATGCACAAAGCCAAGCCGCTGCACAAACTGGTAAACAACAAGCAGTTGCACGCAAACCATCTAGAGCTCTTTTAACGTCACTAGCTCCAAGTACGTCGCTCTCCCACGCACAAAGAAGCTCTTTCACAGCCCCCATAGCCGATTGACACGCGATATGCCACTTTATATTACTAGATTTCAAATCCGTTTCTGGAGAATTAATTTGCGCTAACAACGCATCCACCCTTGCAGGGTCGATATTCTGCAACATTTTTTGGGGCGACTTTGGTTGGTTTCGTTCGGGCATACACTCACGTACCCACTGTTCGAAAAAGGAGTCCCCTTCTCCTTCCTCTAAAACAGCCTGGAAAAATACAATTCATTAATTTATGGTAAAGTGAGTAATAAAAGTGTGTAATATGTAGCGTAATATgtaagtataatatgtatactaTGTAACAATCAAAGCTTACATCAGATCCATAAGTTTGCACTATAGAACACAACATAAGGAACGATATATCGAACAACATCGCTCTAGTTGCTGCAGTCTTTGGTGGAACAGGTTCACTTATTTGCTTGCTGCATTCATTGAACTTAATTAATTTGGTAACAAAAGTTTTCAATTTTCCTTCAACGGTAGCTACCGCCAGCATCAATTCGAAGCTCTTCCCAGTCAAAACTTGGTATAACATACTAAGTAGCGCCTCGTGAATTTTTGTATAATCTGCATTGAGGGTTTTCAAAATTCCAGATAAAGTTGGCTCCGCACGTACGATTACTTTAGGAATGGAGGGCGTGGACGTGGACGATTCTAATTTCTGTAACGTCGCGGTAACGCCTTCCCTTCTGCCACTTAATTGTTTCGTTAGCTTTTCTGTAACCAAGTTGACTTTCTGCAGGGCATTTAACAAACACTCTATGCTGTTACAAGAACATGCAGTGTCCACTATGTCGAGAAGCGGAGTAAATTGGAGTAGTAATTCGAAGGCGTCTAGAATATCTTGTGAATATTCCAATTTATCGTCTGCATTCGTGTGCGCCACGTGTAATTCCTTCAAAATAAGGGGCACTTTTAGAAAAGTGAAAGCGCCCCATTGCGATTCTTTAAACGTGCTAGTAACATTGTGCAGACACATTAAACACGCACGAATTATCTCACAATACAGTCTCgcgtttgtataatttttaagtcTTTGGACCATAAGCATTTGATTAACGAATACGGACGTCTCTGTACTAGGGTTTAGCAACACCTGCACTGCAAACAAAGGTTGCAGGCAATGAGTTATAGATTCCATTTGTGACATTTCAGGAGATAGTGTTACACAGTCAACTTCCAAATTGCACAATTTTTTTAGAGATTCCTCTATAGGAACAGAAGACTTGAGACTACTAGTTTTTAACAGTGCTTCAATCTCTTGACACTTTTTTACAACTTCTATATACAAATCTTTGTCATCATACTTGGCTAAATACATCATAGCACAAAGGAAATCAGAGCTAAGCATCTGCTTCAATATACTGGCTGGTTTGTCCATCAATTCTGTTGGTTGTGGTGTCAATGGATTGTTTTGTGGCATTTTTGTCAAAGTATGCAAATAACACTGTAACAACCAATGTACTATGGATAATACTGCAGCAGCCAAAAGATCCTCCTCTGGTTTACCACGGCACGTTATTCCTACTTGAATAGACTCTAAAAATTCTAGAAGGCTTAAGATACAATGGGGCTTGTGAAAGGCATCGTATTTACTTATTCGTTGTAACACAGCCGCGTAGGAGACCAACTGAAAATTTATAcatgtaaatattattttaaaaagataATAGCAAAATATTGATAAATGATATATACCTGAGAACTTAAAGAATGTTTCAAATACGAAAGTACTAATTGATTTGGTCCAAGTCCTACTAGTGCCTGCTGTAATATACAGTCTGCTAAATTATATACATCTCCGCTAACACCTCTTGGTAAAATCTAAAAATGATGAAACAAAGTATTTCTGAGAAGTATAGATAATAAGCATTTAAGTAATTAACAGACTGCTTACAGTTTTGATATTAATACCCCATTGTAAATCACtccaacgttccctccatgcacgTAGCAAAAGAGCTTTCAAACTACTAGTCTTACTAGTTACTTTAGTCTCCATGGCTGATGTTAGGAGGTTACACATAATTCCTCCTATTTAAACATCATCTGCAACGTTATTAGTTGTCTCTGTTATCACAAAAATTACTTCTCATTCATTAAAATAGATGTATACAAAATTATCTCAATGACTGAATGTATAACCTCAAAAACATAAAAACGTAAAGTAATTTTTACTCAAGTAAGAGTAACTATCTAAATCATCTTACTTACTTCATTtcagaaaatttaatttattaataaattaccaCAACTGACATATTTTCAATCCATTTTCAGACAGCGATCCTCCTACGGCGTCCATGATCAGCGCCATATTGTGTAGTTAGAAATTATTCAGACGTGATTCGACTCACATCAAAATAAtcgatatttgatatttatacactttcatatatttttgtaaatgtcAAACTATCTAGTATCCATAGACAACTTATTAAATTCACTTAGTAAAATTTTCCGTCTCTTGCAATAAAAAATACTTATGAGACATGCTTTCGTTTGAGTATATCCCCTAACGTGAAcattcccccccccccctcacTTTTCAACTCATTTAAAATTGACAAATCTGTAAAAATCACTAACTACAATGCACAGTTATGTTTTACAATAATTACAAACATTAGGTTACACATACAAGTATTATTTGTCAGGATTTAAATCTCTGGAAGAATGGGAGTTTGTACAAGAAGAGCACTGGCATTTGATCCATTTTATGCATGGAAAGGATGGAATTTTGTAAACGTGATAGGACTTCTTATAGCAATTGGGCTATTCTATTATGCTTACATTCACGTACGTGTATGTttcataagaaatatttaaaaagatattgaCCACTGAGTAGtaacttttttattatataatattttacagaGATCCTAATCCTAATAATGACGTGATTCTACGTATACCTGATATTTTTACAACAAAAACACCTAAAACTGGTGATAAGACATTATTCGCTTATGGCAAAGAGATGctttttactttaaatattccaCTATCTGTACTTTCTAAACCCGATACTTCCAAGTAATAATAAACAacgtataaaatagaaataagatCAGAAGATTTGATTCTTCAGATTGAAACTTGGATTTCAATAATTATTCAGGAAAatccttaaaatattttttacagatACCTGTCTATACAAAAAGAAGTAAAACAATTATTTTCACTTCTTTTGTCTACTATAAGCGAAAGTGATTTTCGATGACCATTCTCTAATTCTAACAGATGACTTAACAATCCGCATGAAACGCGTCACGTATTTTCAAATAGCTAAATCGACCAGTCTGATGCAACATCAAAGACGACAGTATTATTGCTTCCACTTTTGCCAATTTTTTGACATTATTATATAAGTACACGATTAACGTGCTGTCCTCAAGAAACAAATGTCTTACTTCCTTAAGTTCATTTACCCCAAGATGATATAgacaataataaattttaaggtAAACATAAAAAGTGTTTGTGATATCATTACTTTTAAATTCATGGGGTTGACCGATAAATATGACAAATATTTTCCTCCTTGTTTAACTTCCATTCACAAACATTCTAAACACTGAAGAGGCTGTATTTTTAGGTCTGTAAACACGATCTTCGAAcgaatttcaaatttctcttATCAAAGTGTAATTTCCAACGTTCGAAACGC encodes the following:
- the MED24 gene encoding mediator complex subunit 24; its protein translation is MCNLLTSAMETKVTSKTSSLKALLLRAWRERWSDLQWGINIKTILPRGVSGDVYNLADCILQQALVGLGPNQLVLSYLKHSLSSQLVSYAAVLQRISKYDAFHKPHCILSLLEFLESIQVGITCRGKPEEDLLAAAVLSIVHWLLQCYLHTLTKMPQNNPLTPQPTELMDKPASILKQMLSSDFLCAMMYLAKYDDKDLYIEVVKKCQEIEALLKTSSLKSSVPIEESLKKLCNLEVDCVTLSPEMSQMESITHCLQPLFAVQVLLNPSTETSVFVNQMLMVQRLKNYTNARLYCEIIRACLMCLHNVTSTFKESQWGAFTFLKVPLILKELHVAHTNADDKLEYSQDILDAFELLLQFTPLLDIVDTACSCNSIECLLNALQKVNLVTEKLTKQLSGRREGVTATLQKLESSTSTPSIPKVIVRAEPTLSGILKTLNADYTKIHEALLSMLYQVLTGKSFELMLAVATVEGKLKTFVTKLIKFNECSKQISEPVPPKTAATRAMLFDISFLMLCSIVQTYGSDAVLEEGEGDSFFEQWVRECMPERNQPKSPQKMLQNIDPARVDALLAQINSPETDLKSSNIKWHIACQSAMGAVKELLCAWESDVLGASDVKRALDGLRATACCLPVCAAAWLCAYMSITHQDALLKPLNMVQHFLTPLPGDEMQENLKERSSLMSQIIRKMQYDVHPPTQSKTKVLSMSHSIISRQPILEQLETVWGNINQRGWINIQATQSLESLLNTGGSLWFVTNIVKEVLKYRYQEELDQAVDLAFAIFHLDIENCTLDLINHIIPQYLYNSLQSEELVEPQSSVLAKLCVYCIFSTLEYNNSNPSRGNSKKRVRRDLDADELDALGVPANKILRLNETGDSKPIFGSQSPQAQGSTNGQKSVVLRDPLLSALNALFTIFTFLAGRDGEVSQQTHFILQFLRLMVQCGKDRTRIVLQGMPQTLVPCLLKALPELFTTDILLRFYDIQTAVGRKATARDLCMLRNINLKPSK